From a single Miscanthus floridulus cultivar M001 chromosome 8, ASM1932011v1, whole genome shotgun sequence genomic region:
- the LOC136471737 gene encoding bidirectional sugar transporter SWEET4-like — protein sequence MFSPDTIRTAIGVIGNGTALVLFLSPVPTFIRIWKKGSVEQYSPIPYVATLLNCMMWMLYGLPVVHPHSMLVITINGAGMAIQLTYVTLFLLYSAGAVRRKVVLLLAAEVAFVGAVAALVLTQAHTHERRSMVVGILCVLFGTGMYAAPFSVIKMVIQTKSVEYMPLFLSLASLVNGICWTAYALVHSDLYITIPNGLGVLFAVAQLVLYAIYYKNTQKIIEARKRKTDQVAMTEVVVDGSGSGRASNNNNANTTY from the exons ATGTTCTCCCCTGACACCATCCGCACGGCCATCGGTGTCATAG GCAATGGGACCGCCCTGGTGCTCTTCCTCTCCCCAGT GCCTACGTTCATCCGCATCTGGAAGAAAGGGTCTGTGGAGCAGTACTCGCCGATCCCGTACGTGGCGACGCTCCTGAACTGCATGATGTGGATGTTGTACGGCCTACCGGTGGTGCACCCGCACAGCATGCTGGTGATCACCATCAACGGCGCCGGCATGGCCATCCAGCTCACCTACGTCACGCTCTTCCTCCTCTACTCCGCAGGGGCGGTGCGCCGCAAGGTCGTCCTCCTGCTCGCCGCCGAGGTGGCCTTCGTCGGCGCCGTCGCCGCGTTGGTGCTCACCCAGGCGCACACGCACGAGCGCAGGTCCATGGTGGTCGGCATCCTCTGCGTTCTCTTCGGCACCGGCATGTACGCCGCCCCGTTCTCCGTCATT AAAATGGTGATCCAGACGAAGAGTGTGGAGTACATGCCCCTGTTCCTATCTCTGGCTTCCCTCGTGAACGGCATCTGCTGGACCGCCTACGCGCTCGTCCACTCCGACCTGTACATCACC ATCCCCAACGGGCTGGGCGTGCTGTTCGCGGTGGCGCAGCTGGTCCTGTACGCCATCTACTACAAGAACACCCAGAAGATCATCGAGGCACGCAAGCGCAAGACGGACCAGGTCGCCATGACGGAGGTGGTCGtcgacggcagcggcagcggcagggcCTCCAACAACAACAACGCCAACACCACCTACTGA